Proteins from a genomic interval of Paenibacillus lentus:
- a CDS encoding BofC C-terminal domain-containing protein, whose amino-acid sequence MVALMAWLGLLLSNQMEQLMTKDAIALETLGIIEEAAIGAGKEADSEAAWIKQLERSEQPRVVRLNKIYACGEESSILGTMSPDEVIRLSRDNPEWRGMIGAEGDVQFEQRIHELSEVCKNNGYIGIDQQGNLSLFDGPPEKEKVLKTFFQLDVETMESSLPPDVLLHLHQGIRIQDVDEYNSVLSTFGEYAVLPARKVMQQKED is encoded by the coding sequence TTGGTTGCGTTGATGGCTTGGCTGGGCTTGCTCTTGTCCAACCAAATGGAACAGTTGATGACGAAGGATGCCATCGCACTTGAAACGCTGGGTATCATAGAAGAAGCAGCCATAGGAGCTGGGAAGGAAGCCGATTCCGAAGCAGCATGGATCAAACAATTGGAACGAAGCGAGCAACCGCGGGTCGTGCGCCTAAACAAAATATATGCATGTGGAGAAGAGAGCTCTATTCTTGGAACGATGTCTCCAGACGAAGTGATCAGACTGTCGCGGGACAATCCAGAGTGGCGCGGGATGATCGGCGCAGAAGGAGATGTACAGTTCGAGCAGCGTATCCATGAATTGTCGGAGGTTTGCAAAAATAACGGTTATATAGGGATCGATCAACAGGGAAATCTCAGCTTGTTCGACGGCCCTCCTGAAAAAGAAAAAGTACTAAAGACATTTTTTCAGCTGGATGTAGAGACAATGGAAAGCTCATTGCCCCCGGATGTCCTGCTCCACTTGCACCAGGGAATCCGCATACAAGATGTGGATGAATATAACAGCGTGCTGTCGACTTTTGGTGAATACGCTGTTTTGCCTGCAAGAAAAGTCATGCAACAAAAAGAAGATTAA
- a CDS encoding SpoIID/LytB domain-containing protein — protein sequence MNRPRPKRGLKSRTSRWAAALLAVTLLGGVLQLPISADEMPDMRVRVAMFLDLGSTYRSIVPAVTMTAESAWQAGPQRGEGMESWLDFSPGQTVRFSVDGIKVKALESADWQLVSAAVKKLQGGTDRPIAVVSEQAGGTVYEVYTGPYASADEASAAVTRVAQALAGQLGNQQPSIHGSFYYSAGVFGSKAEAQAYSQTLKLPGIEVKVAVVGANQYAVWVGGAVSEAALAALKAQIVQLQPQLNLSAIDAEAPALIAYRDVTGDMNSPIAVEHYAVSGTNTKLLVRDSEDSVIQVMERSGRKYRGNFEISSVNGQLALVNDVPLEQYLYSVVAAEVPSSWPQESLKAQAVAARSYALYHAAGNKFKVAGLVDTTLSQVYNGVDKEVDSIIQAVDSTAGEVIKANDRIVEAIFSSNSGGMTADSTEVWSNPNSTFSSMISNEDKAAQAGLKSWYHVLLPTGKAGYVREDNVKLTEGTTAAGLPKMTVTANATNVRPIPMIQADVSPVAQMNPGDQAVVLGLVDESSSYSWIRGPYSSEELLKSLKGKTATDAPSPILNLEITQRGPSGRATQIKANGQILDVRYPDLFRSAFGGLPSTLFDIAATGRYTVQSASGATSSGTAASGTPVLSSTGVSNWNGGSLVVMGADGAARVIDQSNRFLFVGRGNGHGLGLSQWGAKGMADAGYDYEAILQHYYQNVIIVKE from the coding sequence GTGAATAGACCACGACCGAAAAGAGGGCTAAAAAGCAGGACATCTAGGTGGGCAGCGGCCTTATTGGCTGTAACATTGCTGGGCGGAGTGCTTCAGCTTCCGATAAGCGCTGATGAAATGCCGGACATGCGTGTCCGGGTAGCCATGTTCCTGGATTTAGGGAGCACGTATAGATCGATTGTACCTGCAGTGACAATGACAGCGGAGTCAGCTTGGCAGGCAGGCCCACAGCGAGGGGAGGGTATGGAGAGCTGGCTGGATTTCAGCCCAGGCCAGACGGTTCGCTTTAGCGTAGACGGGATAAAAGTTAAAGCGCTGGAGAGCGCAGATTGGCAATTGGTCTCAGCTGCCGTCAAGAAGTTGCAAGGAGGGACGGATAGGCCGATCGCGGTTGTATCTGAGCAAGCTGGAGGCACGGTATACGAAGTGTATACCGGCCCTTATGCCAGCGCAGATGAGGCTTCGGCTGCGGTAACCCGCGTCGCGCAAGCGCTTGCTGGACAGCTGGGCAACCAGCAGCCATCCATCCACGGCAGCTTCTATTATTCCGCAGGCGTATTTGGCAGCAAGGCGGAGGCTCAAGCCTACAGTCAAACGTTAAAGCTGCCGGGCATAGAGGTAAAAGTAGCCGTTGTAGGCGCAAATCAATATGCGGTATGGGTAGGCGGTGCTGTAAGCGAAGCGGCCTTAGCAGCACTTAAAGCGCAAATTGTGCAGCTTCAGCCCCAATTGAATCTCTCAGCAATCGATGCGGAGGCCCCTGCCCTTATTGCTTATCGCGATGTTACTGGGGATATGAATTCGCCGATCGCGGTCGAGCATTATGCGGTTAGCGGCACAAATACGAAGCTGCTTGTACGAGATAGCGAGGATTCCGTCATTCAGGTGATGGAGAGATCAGGGCGCAAATACAGAGGCAACTTCGAAATCAGCTCCGTTAACGGTCAGCTGGCTCTCGTGAACGATGTACCCTTGGAGCAATACCTATATTCAGTAGTTGCTGCAGAGGTGCCAAGCTCTTGGCCACAGGAATCGCTCAAAGCGCAGGCTGTCGCAGCCCGGAGCTACGCGCTCTATCATGCAGCCGGAAATAAGTTTAAGGTTGCTGGCCTCGTGGACACAACCTTAAGCCAGGTATATAACGGGGTGGATAAAGAAGTCGACAGCATCATACAGGCCGTGGATAGCACGGCTGGGGAAGTTATAAAAGCGAATGATCGAATTGTAGAAGCCATTTTCTCCTCTAATAGCGGCGGTATGACGGCGGATTCAACGGAAGTATGGAGCAATCCGAATTCGACATTCAGCAGCATGATCAGCAATGAAGACAAGGCTGCGCAAGCCGGGTTGAAATCATGGTATCATGTGCTGCTTCCGACGGGAAAGGCTGGGTACGTCAGGGAAGATAACGTGAAGCTTACGGAAGGGACGACAGCAGCGGGATTGCCTAAAATGACGGTTACGGCTAACGCTACAAATGTACGTCCAATTCCGATGATTCAGGCAGATGTGAGTCCAGTTGCCCAAATGAATCCTGGTGACCAGGCAGTTGTTCTTGGCCTCGTGGATGAATCCAGCTCATATTCATGGATTCGCGGCCCGTACAGCTCGGAAGAGCTGCTGAAATCGCTGAAAGGCAAGACAGCAACGGATGCCCCCTCACCAATCCTCAATTTGGAGATCACGCAGCGAGGGCCGTCTGGACGGGCTACACAGATCAAGGCCAACGGGCAGATCCTTGATGTACGCTATCCGGATCTATTCCGTTCTGCTTTTGGCGGCCTGCCTAGTACGTTATTTGATATTGCAGCTACAGGTAGATATACTGTACAGAGCGCTAGCGGAGCGACGTCCTCGGGAACGGCAGCCTCTGGCACTCCAGTGTTATCTTCAACTGGCGTATCGAACTGGAATGGAGGCAGTTTAGTCGTTATGGGAGCGGACGGAGCCGCTCGGGTGATTGATCAGAGCAATCGTTTTTTGTTTGTTGGGCGTGGTAATGGCCATGGCCTGGGCTTATCCCAGTGGGGGGCCAAGGGAATGGCTGATGCAGGGTATGATTATGAGGCCATTTTGCAACACTACTACCAGAATGTCATTATCGTTAAGGAATGA
- the spoVB gene encoding stage V sporulation protein B, with protein MNKQTFIHGTMILLAAGIINRLLGFIPRILLPRIIGAEGVGLYQLGYPFFIVLVTIITGGIPLAVAKLIAEAESSGQPGRSAEILRTSLIFTTGAGFIFTFASLLGASWISSHVLPDSRVYHPFIAMSPMIVLVAVSSVFRGYFQGKQNMIPSASSSILETLARIVCVLWFSYLMFPMGVAYGAAGAMLGVAAGEVVGMVVILWHYWRSKHSEARNPLLDPQGNETMNTDQELSSSKGFVSNLKHILRIAIPVTGGRLVGSLSYLMESITTAQSLAIAGITTAIATAQYGALQGMIIPLLLLPGALTSSLAVSLVPSLAEAQARGDMRTIHLRLHQSLRLALVTGGPFAAIMYVLAEPLCLLIYNNADIAGMLKIMAPFALFLYAQSPLQAALQALDKPGRALLNTLIGAIIKISLIFYLASNPSFGIYGAIIAIIVNFAIVTLLHGYSVSRALHYRIPFLDILKVICGTIIMAGAAGYIYHELTISSLPGVQLIVATVISGILYIALSGIMGLIDLHDLRRIPLLRRWFR; from the coding sequence TTGAACAAACAGACCTTTATCCATGGGACGATGATCCTGCTCGCTGCTGGCATTATTAATCGCCTTCTTGGCTTTATCCCCCGTATCCTTCTTCCCCGAATTATCGGTGCTGAAGGGGTCGGCCTCTATCAGCTCGGGTACCCTTTCTTTATCGTCCTTGTAACGATTATTACCGGTGGCATTCCGCTCGCCGTCGCCAAGCTAATCGCGGAGGCAGAATCCTCCGGCCAGCCCGGACGGTCAGCAGAAATACTTCGGACGAGCCTAATATTTACAACCGGCGCAGGATTCATTTTTACGTTCGCTAGTCTCCTCGGCGCGTCGTGGATTAGCTCGCATGTCCTGCCGGATTCCCGGGTATATCATCCCTTCATCGCCATGAGCCCGATGATCGTACTCGTTGCTGTCTCCTCTGTATTTCGTGGATATTTTCAAGGTAAACAGAATATGATTCCCTCGGCTTCATCATCAATCCTGGAAACGTTGGCCCGAATCGTATGTGTGCTATGGTTCTCTTATTTGATGTTTCCTATGGGCGTTGCTTACGGAGCTGCGGGGGCCATGCTCGGAGTGGCTGCTGGCGAGGTAGTCGGAATGGTGGTGATCTTATGGCATTATTGGCGCTCTAAACATAGTGAAGCAAGAAATCCACTTCTAGACCCGCAAGGGAACGAGACGATGAACACGGATCAAGAATTAAGTTCAAGTAAAGGTTTTGTCTCCAACCTAAAGCATATTCTCCGAATAGCTATTCCGGTTACAGGAGGACGGCTCGTCGGATCGCTTTCTTATTTGATGGAATCGATCACCACAGCTCAAAGTTTAGCCATCGCCGGTATTACTACCGCAATTGCCACGGCCCAGTATGGAGCCCTGCAGGGAATGATCATTCCCTTACTGCTGCTGCCCGGAGCGCTCACATCCTCGCTTGCCGTTTCACTCGTCCCCTCACTTGCAGAGGCTCAGGCGCGCGGGGATATGCGGACAATTCACTTGCGGCTGCATCAATCGCTGCGGCTTGCTCTCGTTACAGGCGGACCCTTCGCGGCGATCATGTATGTTCTGGCCGAACCGTTATGCCTGCTAATTTATAACAATGCGGATATCGCCGGAATGCTTAAAATCATGGCTCCGTTCGCTCTGTTTCTGTACGCCCAATCGCCTCTGCAGGCCGCTCTGCAAGCGCTGGATAAGCCTGGGAGAGCTCTGCTTAACACATTGATCGGAGCAATTATCAAAATTTCACTCATTTTCTATTTAGCCTCAAACCCAAGCTTTGGGATTTATGGTGCAATTATTGCTATTATTGTCAACTTTGCTATCGTGACTCTTCTGCATGGCTACAGCGTATCTAGAGCGCTGCATTACCGCATCCCATTTTTGGATATTCTTAAAGTCATTTGCGGCACAATCATTATGGCTGGAGCTGCAGGTTACATTTACCATGAACTTACAATTAGTTCTCTGCCTGGAGTCCAGTTAATCGTAGCTACTGTAATCTCAGGGATATTGTATATCGCACTGTCGGGAATCATGGGACTGATCGACCTTCACGATCTTCGCCGAATTCCGCTGCTTCGCAGATGGTTCCGCTAA
- the ruvA gene encoding Holliday junction branch migration protein RuvA — protein MIDFVRGQVAHLENDYVVLDVQGIGYRIYCPNPYAFGTKSEETTTVYTHHHVRDDAILLYGFPTREEQRLFRKLIEVSGIGPRVALGILSGGHPDHVVAAVQQENIAFLTKLPGIGKKTAQRMILDLKDKLDGLGGPSLFDELPADVEEMDGLNPSWPEAREGLKALGYTDVELDRVWQQLKDSVKPTEEVDSVMKKALKLLYAG, from the coding sequence ATGATTGATTTTGTAAGGGGCCAGGTGGCTCATTTGGAAAATGACTATGTTGTGTTGGACGTTCAGGGAATAGGATATCGCATTTACTGCCCGAACCCATATGCTTTTGGCACCAAAAGTGAAGAGACGACAACGGTATACACCCATCATCACGTACGGGACGATGCCATATTATTGTATGGCTTTCCGACAAGAGAGGAGCAAAGGCTGTTTCGCAAGCTGATAGAAGTATCGGGAATTGGGCCGCGCGTTGCGCTCGGCATTCTAAGCGGCGGCCATCCAGATCACGTTGTTGCAGCAGTTCAGCAGGAGAACATAGCGTTTTTGACCAAGCTGCCGGGAATCGGCAAGAAGACCGCCCAGCGCATGATCCTGGATTTGAAGGATAAGCTGGATGGTTTGGGAGGGCCTTCGCTATTCGATGAACTGCCAGCGGATGTGGAGGAAATGGATGGACTGAATCCGAGCTGGCCTGAAGCAAGAGAAGGCCTGAAAGCGCTGGGTTACACCGATGTAGAGCTTGATCGTGTTTGGCAGCAATTGAAGGATTCGGTTAAACCGACTGAAGAGGTAGATTCGGTCATGAAAAAAGCGCTCAAGCTGCTGTACGCAGGCTGA
- the queA gene encoding tRNA preQ1(34) S-adenosylmethionine ribosyltransferase-isomerase QueA, with the protein MNVDLYDFDLPEELIAQTPLADRTASRLLTLNKSTGEVQHHMFPAILDYLQPGDTLVLNDTRVIPARLFGVKQDTGAKAEVLLLKDLGANRWEALVKPGKKLKTGAVITFGDELTATIESEGDMGERVLSFSYEGIFNEILDRLGQMPLPPYIKEKLDDRERYQTVYSKHEGSAAAPTAGLHFTKELLEQVRSKGVDIAFVTLHVGLGTFRPMSVEKVEEHVMHEEYYILSEETAKLLNETRQRGGRIIAVGTTSSRTLETVAGKCGDSPITAMSGWTDIFIYPGYTFKLVDALLTNFHLPKSTLVMLVSALAGREQLLNAYREAVEQKYRFFSFGDAMFIY; encoded by the coding sequence ATGAATGTTGACTTATATGATTTCGATTTGCCAGAAGAGCTTATTGCTCAGACTCCGCTTGCGGACCGAACTGCTTCCCGGCTGTTGACTTTGAATAAATCGACCGGAGAGGTTCAACACCATATGTTTCCGGCGATATTGGATTACTTGCAGCCCGGAGATACCCTTGTACTTAACGATACGCGCGTCATTCCCGCCAGATTATTTGGCGTAAAACAGGACACGGGAGCTAAAGCCGAGGTGCTGCTGCTCAAGGACTTAGGCGCGAACCGATGGGAAGCGTTAGTCAAGCCTGGCAAGAAGCTGAAAACCGGCGCCGTCATTACTTTCGGAGACGAACTGACGGCAACGATCGAGAGTGAGGGGGATATGGGAGAGCGCGTGCTTTCCTTTTCCTACGAGGGAATATTTAACGAAATCCTGGACCGGCTTGGACAGATGCCGCTTCCTCCGTATATCAAGGAGAAACTGGATGATCGAGAACGTTACCAGACCGTGTACTCCAAGCATGAGGGTTCAGCAGCTGCACCTACGGCAGGTCTGCATTTTACGAAGGAGCTATTGGAGCAGGTTCGTTCTAAAGGAGTAGACATCGCTTTTGTTACGCTGCATGTGGGGCTGGGAACCTTTCGCCCGATGTCCGTGGAGAAGGTAGAGGAGCATGTTATGCATGAGGAGTATTATATTCTCTCCGAGGAGACGGCGAAGCTGCTGAACGAAACAAGACAGCGCGGTGGCCGGATCATTGCGGTAGGAACGACATCCTCTCGCACATTGGAGACGGTAGCTGGAAAATGCGGCGACTCCCCGATTACGGCGATGAGCGGGTGGACAGACATTTTTATTTACCCGGGTTATACCTTTAAGTTGGTCGATGCGCTGCTTACCAATTTTCATTTGCCGAAGTCTACGCTAGTCATGCTTGTTAGCGCACTTGCCGGACGGGAACAGCTTTTGAACGCATACCGTGAAGCCGTGGAGCAGAAATACCGCTTTTTCAGCTTCGGGGATGCGATGTTTATATATTAA
- the tgt gene encoding tRNA guanosine(34) transglycosylase Tgt, giving the protein MAAAVTYEHIKTCKQSGARLGRVHTPHGVIETPIFMPVGTQATVKTMSPEELKEMNAQIILSNTYHLFLRPGHEIIREAGGLHKFMNWDRPILTDSGGFQVFSLSEMRKITEEGVHFRSHLNGDKLFLSPEVAMEIQNALGPDIMMAFDECAPYPAEYDYVKKSLERTSRWAERCLKSHARPQDQGLFGIVQGGMFEDLRKQSAKDLTSLDFPGYAIGGLSVGEPKHLMYEVLDYTVPLLPANKPRYLMGVGSPDALIEGSIRGVDMFDCVLPTRIARNGTTMTSQGRLVVRNAQYAKDFGPLDPECDCYTCRNYSRAYLRHLIKSDETFGLRLTTYHNLYFLINLMRQVRQAIMDDRLLDFRDEFFERYGLFGNDKGF; this is encoded by the coding sequence GTGGCAGCAGCAGTAACCTATGAACACATTAAGACGTGCAAGCAGTCGGGCGCTAGACTCGGACGCGTGCATACGCCTCACGGCGTAATCGAGACGCCGATTTTTATGCCGGTAGGCACGCAAGCTACGGTTAAGACGATGAGTCCGGAAGAATTAAAGGAAATGAATGCGCAAATTATCTTGAGTAATACGTATCATTTATTTCTGCGACCTGGGCATGAAATCATCCGTGAAGCAGGTGGACTGCATAAATTCATGAACTGGGATCGCCCGATCTTGACGGATAGCGGCGGTTTTCAGGTGTTTTCATTAAGTGAGATGCGAAAGATTACAGAGGAAGGTGTACATTTCCGCTCGCATTTAAATGGAGACAAGCTGTTTTTGTCCCCGGAAGTAGCTATGGAAATTCAGAATGCATTAGGGCCGGATATTATGATGGCTTTTGACGAATGCGCGCCTTACCCGGCTGAATACGATTATGTAAAAAAGTCTCTTGAACGCACGAGCCGCTGGGCCGAAAGATGCTTGAAAAGCCATGCTCGTCCACAGGATCAAGGCTTGTTCGGCATTGTCCAGGGCGGCATGTTCGAAGACCTTCGGAAACAGAGCGCAAAGGATTTGACTTCCCTGGATTTTCCGGGGTATGCTATTGGTGGACTGAGTGTAGGTGAGCCAAAGCATTTGATGTATGAGGTGCTCGACTATACTGTGCCTCTGCTGCCTGCGAACAAGCCACGTTACTTGATGGGGGTAGGTTCACCGGATGCATTGATTGAAGGCTCCATCCGAGGAGTCGATATGTTTGATTGCGTGCTGCCGACGAGGATCGCTCGCAATGGTACAACGATGACGAGTCAAGGCAGATTAGTGGTGCGTAACGCTCAATATGCTAAAGATTTTGGGCCGCTTGATCCGGAGTGCGACTGCTATACTTGCCGGAACTACTCCCGAGCATATTTGCGGCACCTGATCAAGAGTGATGAGACATTCGGTCTTCGGTTGACTACATATCACAACCTGTATTTCTTAATCAATCTGATGCGTCAAGTTCGTCAGGCGATTATGGATGACAGGCTGCTCGACTTCCGGGATGAGTTCTTCGAGCGGTATGGTCTGTTTGGCAACGACAAAGGGTTCTAA
- a CDS encoding post-transcriptional regulator, with amino-acid sequence MDSQEFAEKQLNETIETLCRSKVEEFRLIGYEHVTVSEIWDCVSHKYEKEGYPELHQLVNDILSLKSTQFMNYMTLSAYRGSRF; translated from the coding sequence ATGGATTCACAGGAATTCGCTGAGAAGCAGTTGAACGAAACGATTGAAACTCTATGCCGCAGCAAAGTGGAGGAATTTCGACTTATCGGTTATGAACATGTAACCGTATCGGAAATATGGGACTGTGTCAGTCATAAATATGAGAAAGAAGGTTATCCGGAGCTTCATCAATTGGTCAACGATATCCTTTCATTGAAATCTACCCAGTTTATGAATTACATGACGTTATCCGCATATCGTGGATCCCGTTTCTGA
- the ruvB gene encoding Holliday junction branch migration DNA helicase RuvB: protein MEDRIISANLMMEEQAVELSLRPRYLAEYIGQNQIKENLKIYIEAAKMRNEALDHVLLYGPPGLGKTTLANIIANELGVNLRTTSGPAIERPGDLAALLTNLQEGDVLFIDEIHRLHRTVEEVLYPAMEDFALDIMIGKGPSARSVRLDLPPFTLIGATTRAGLLSAPLRDRFGVVSRLEFYTVEELSYIVSRGADIFGIDIIGDAADEIALRSRGTPRIANRLLKRVRDFAQVRGDGHITSDIAKDALQMLQVDPMGLDLIDHKMLRAMITNFRGGPVGLDTIAATIGEESQTIEDVYEPYLLQIGYLQRTPRGRVVTPAAYQHLGLPIPADS, encoded by the coding sequence ATGGAAGACCGGATCATATCCGCGAATTTAATGATGGAAGAGCAGGCGGTGGAGCTTAGTCTTCGTCCCCGTTATTTAGCGGAATATATTGGACAGAACCAGATCAAAGAGAATTTGAAAATATACATTGAAGCGGCAAAGATGCGCAATGAAGCACTAGATCATGTGCTGCTATACGGACCGCCAGGCCTTGGTAAAACGACGTTGGCCAATATTATCGCCAATGAACTTGGCGTCAATTTGCGTACGACTTCAGGTCCGGCGATTGAACGGCCTGGAGATTTGGCTGCGCTGCTAACGAACTTGCAGGAAGGGGACGTCCTCTTTATTGATGAAATCCACAGGCTGCATCGGACGGTTGAAGAGGTTCTCTATCCTGCGATGGAGGATTTCGCATTGGATATTATGATCGGCAAGGGCCCCAGTGCGAGATCGGTTCGGCTGGATTTGCCGCCGTTTACGTTGATCGGTGCGACGACAAGAGCCGGGCTGTTGTCGGCTCCGCTGCGGGACCGTTTTGGAGTAGTAAGTCGTCTGGAATTTTATACGGTGGAGGAGCTTAGTTATATCGTAAGTCGCGGTGCTGATATTTTCGGCATCGATATTATTGGCGACGCAGCGGATGAAATCGCATTGCGCTCCAGAGGAACGCCGAGGATTGCCAACAGGCTCCTCAAACGGGTGCGGGATTTCGCCCAGGTTCGTGGAGACGGACATATTACGTCCGACATAGCCAAGGACGCTCTGCAGATGCTGCAGGTCGATCCTATGGGCCTGGATTTGATCGATCATAAGATGCTTCGGGCCATGATTACGAACTTTCGAGGCGGCCCTGTCGGACTGGATACGATCGCAGCTACGATCGGGGAAGAGAGCCAGACGATTGAGGATGTGTACGAGCCGTATTTGCTCCAAATTGGATATCTGCAGCGCACTCCGCGAGGCAGGGTGGTGACCCCTGCTGCCTATCAGCATTTAGGTTTGCCGATACCGGCAGATTCCTGA
- the yajC gene encoding preprotein translocase subunit YajC: MFHFAATAAPAAGNPLITLVVPFAIMFIVFYFLLIRPQKKKQQSRNQMLRALQKGDKIVTIGGLHGTIVSLTDDTVVLLVNDATKLTFERNAISHSVSAAASSESK, translated from the coding sequence ATGTTCCACTTTGCAGCAACAGCAGCTCCGGCTGCGGGGAATCCGCTTATTACTTTGGTTGTTCCCTTCGCGATCATGTTTATCGTGTTCTATTTTCTGTTGATTCGACCGCAGAAGAAGAAGCAGCAATCTCGCAACCAAATGCTGAGAGCGCTCCAGAAAGGGGACAAAATCGTCACGATTGGCGGTTTGCACGGTACGATCGTATCACTAACGGATGATACCGTCGTGCTTCTCGTGAATGATGCGACCAAGCTTACGTTTGAACGTAACGCAATTAGCCATAGCGTGAGTGCGGCTGCTTCTTCCGAATCGAAATAA
- a CDS encoding TIGR04086 family membrane protein produces the protein MDFFRRLASIRLSHPTLSGIWYAFLWMMVGALVLSLLLQSGSLEEHKLTWPIYTVHAAALLFGGFTSGKRAGQKGWYQGSLTGLFYGILILVISLLALDNSPGLSDLTLLLPAVLIGALGGMFGVNLHRKK, from the coding sequence ATGGATTTCTTCCGGCGTTTGGCATCAATTCGGCTTTCTCACCCTACTCTTTCCGGCATTTGGTACGCTTTCTTATGGATGATGGTCGGGGCTCTCGTCTTGTCCCTTCTGCTTCAATCAGGCTCACTGGAGGAACATAAGCTAACATGGCCTATTTATACCGTTCATGCGGCGGCTCTGTTATTTGGAGGATTTACTTCGGGGAAACGTGCGGGACAAAAAGGATGGTACCAAGGCTCTCTTACCGGATTATTCTATGGAATTCTAATTTTAGTCATCAGCCTGCTCGCATTAGACAACTCTCCGGGACTAAGCGATTTAACTTTACTCCTTCCTGCCGTATTAATTGGTGCACTCGGTGGCATGTTCGGGGTTAATTTGCACAGGAAAAAGTAA
- the ruvC gene encoding crossover junction endodeoxyribonuclease RuvC, which yields MRILGIDPGIAIVGFGFIDKQGSKCVPVQYGCIQTEAHTPEEERLLHVYEGIVQLIDKYKPDAVALEKLFFNRNVTTAMSVSQARGVLVLAAAQRNLPISEYTPMQIKQAMVGYGKAEKKQVQEMTRMFLKLQAIPKPDDVADALAVAICHAHSYTLNTKLNEVLRS from the coding sequence TTGCGAATTTTAGGGATTGACCCCGGCATCGCCATCGTCGGTTTCGGCTTTATTGATAAACAAGGCAGTAAATGTGTACCTGTGCAATACGGCTGCATTCAGACGGAAGCACATACTCCTGAAGAAGAAAGGCTTCTTCATGTTTATGAAGGCATAGTTCAGCTCATCGATAAATACAAGCCGGATGCGGTAGCGTTGGAGAAATTATTCTTCAACCGAAACGTAACTACCGCGATGTCGGTCAGTCAGGCGAGGGGCGTGCTTGTACTGGCGGCGGCGCAGCGGAACCTGCCGATATCGGAATATACGCCCATGCAAATCAAACAAGCGATGGTAGGATACGGCAAAGCGGAGAAGAAACAGGTGCAGGAAATGACGAGAATGTTCTTGAAGCTGCAGGCGATTCCGAAACCGGACGATGTGGCGGATGCGCTGGCCGTGGCCATTTGTCATGCCCATTCATATACACTAAATACGAAGTTAAACGAGGTACTGAGGTCATGA
- a CDS encoding DUF421 domain-containing protein: protein MTAHLISLVLRTVLMYFTAFVVMRIMGKREIGELSIFDLVISIMIAEIAVFAIEDMQRPLYDGFVPMLTLLLIQIAIAMVSLRSRKLRFWFDGKPSVIIQQGKINRKEMKRQRYNLDDLLMQLRANNIDNVADVEFAILETSGQLSVIPKNQDSGGGNSQDGNSPQDSNASVISKIRYEEIPLSLIMDGKVQDLNLEQIGKTRFWLKNQIQARGVKDFKEIFFCSVDHQGKLYINLKQDK from the coding sequence TTGACTGCTCATCTTATTTCACTTGTACTTCGAACGGTGCTCATGTATTTTACGGCATTTGTTGTCATGCGTATTATGGGGAAGAGAGAAATTGGGGAGCTGTCGATCTTCGATTTGGTTATTTCGATTATGATTGCTGAAATTGCAGTGTTTGCTATTGAGGATATGCAGCGGCCCCTGTATGATGGTTTTGTTCCTATGCTTACTTTATTACTCATCCAGATCGCTATCGCCATGGTGTCATTGCGGAGCCGAAAATTACGCTTCTGGTTTGATGGCAAGCCGAGCGTAATTATACAGCAGGGGAAAATTAATCGAAAAGAAATGAAACGGCAGCGATATAATCTTGACGACCTGCTGATGCAATTGCGTGCTAACAATATCGATAATGTAGCCGATGTGGAATTCGCCATACTGGAGACCAGCGGTCAACTAAGCGTTATTCCTAAAAACCAGGACAGCGGTGGAGGAAATAGTCAGGATGGCAATTCGCCACAGGACAGCAATGCCTCGGTTATTTCGAAAATTAGATACGAAGAAATCCCATTGTCACTAATCATGGATGGCAAAGTACAAGATTTAAATTTAGAGCAGATTGGAAAAACGAGATTTTGGTTAAAAAATCAAATTCAAGCTAGAGGAGTAAAGGATTTTAAGGAGATATTCTTCTGTTCCGTCGATCATCAAGGCAAGCTGTACATTAATTTAAAACAGGATAAATAG